One Synechococcus sp. JA-2-3B'a(2-13) genomic window carries:
- the rbsK gene encoding ribokinase → MAGPIRVVGSLNMDLVVQVPHHPGPGETVLGSDYATYPGGKGANQAVAAARAGAQVEMWGAVGSDEFGRLLQENLEHNGVDTRHLRQLEGPSGLALITVDPGGQNRIVVSPGANGRYLPEHLPPFTPAALLLLQLEIPLPTVQAAAEQASAQGIPILLNPAPIVPLPGSLLRQVRYLVLNETEAAALAQSPVETPEQAQKVAQELQKHGIPAVILTLGGAGLVWADGEESGHWPAHPVEVVDTTAAGDGFCGALAACLAAGGSLREALRFANAAAALVVTRAGAQPSLPQRSEIEAFLASAVETA, encoded by the coding sequence ATGGCAGGCCCGATCCGAGTGGTGGGTAGCTTGAACATGGATTTGGTGGTGCAGGTGCCCCATCATCCCGGCCCTGGGGAAACGGTGCTGGGATCCGACTACGCCACCTACCCTGGCGGTAAGGGAGCCAATCAAGCGGTGGCAGCGGCGCGGGCGGGAGCCCAGGTGGAAATGTGGGGAGCGGTGGGATCCGATGAGTTTGGGCGTCTGCTCCAAGAGAACCTGGAGCACAACGGCGTGGATACCCGCCACCTGAGGCAGTTGGAGGGGCCCAGCGGCCTAGCTTTGATCACAGTGGATCCCGGCGGGCAAAACAGAATCGTGGTCAGCCCTGGAGCCAATGGTCGCTATCTGCCGGAGCATTTGCCTCCCTTTACCCCAGCGGCCCTGCTCCTGCTGCAGCTGGAAATCCCCCTGCCCACTGTGCAGGCTGCAGCAGAACAAGCCTCTGCCCAAGGGATCCCGATTTTGCTCAACCCTGCGCCCATCGTGCCATTGCCAGGATCCCTGTTGCGCCAGGTTCGCTACTTGGTGCTCAACGAAACCGAAGCGGCTGCCCTTGCCCAATCCCCTGTGGAGACGCCGGAACAAGCCCAAAAGGTGGCTCAAGAACTGCAGAAACACGGGATCCCAGCCGTTATCCTTACCTTGGGAGGGGCAGGGCTGGTCTGGGCAGATGGGGAAGAAAGTGGCCATTGGCCAGCTCATCCTGTGGAAGTGGTGGATACCACCGCTGCCGGAGATGGGTTTTGTGGGGCCTTAGCTGCTTGTTTGGCTGCCGGGGGATCCCTGAGGGAAGCCCTGCGTTTTGCCAATGCCGCCGCTGCCTTGGTTGTAACCCGTGCAGGAGCCCAACCTAGCTTGCCCCAACGCTCTGAGATCGAGGCGTTTTTGGCCTCTGCCGTAGAAACAGCATAG
- a CDS encoding response regulator transcription factor — MSTLLAEDDALYRQHVHSLLTQHLPEFGPVYIASNGREALELYRQHHPSFVLMDIRMPEMTGIEVARQVWSECPSTRIIFWSHFADEVYVRELHKIVPPQTVYGYLLKNCTDEKLVSAIQAVVQDEQCVIDREVRGVDSRSQNKITGLSDAEYEVLIDIALGLTDQAIAARRFLSRRGVTNRLRNLYDKLEVSNDQIESDEWGTTFSLRARAIRLAFKRGLINAQLLDEEEVHLDHWLSRYRLDPLD; from the coding sequence GTGAGTACCCTCCTTGCTGAAGATGACGCTCTCTACCGTCAGCATGTTCATAGCCTGCTAACACAACATTTGCCTGAGTTCGGCCCGGTGTATATAGCCTCGAATGGTAGAGAGGCGTTGGAACTCTACCGCCAGCACCACCCCAGCTTCGTGTTGATGGACATTCGCATGCCTGAGATGACCGGGATCGAGGTAGCGCGGCAGGTTTGGTCAGAGTGCCCCAGCACGCGCATCATTTTTTGGTCGCATTTTGCCGATGAAGTCTATGTGCGGGAGCTGCACAAGATCGTGCCTCCGCAAACTGTCTATGGCTACCTTTTGAAAAATTGCACCGATGAAAAATTGGTCAGCGCCATCCAAGCGGTGGTGCAGGATGAGCAATGCGTGATCGACCGAGAGGTGCGCGGGGTCGATTCCCGTTCACAAAACAAAATCACCGGTCTCAGCGATGCCGAGTACGAAGTGCTGATCGACATTGCCCTCGGCCTCACCGACCAGGCCATTGCTGCACGGCGCTTTTTGTCCCGCCGAGGGGTAACCAACCGTCTGCGCAACCTCTACGACAAGTTAGAAGTCAGCAACGACCAAATTGAGAGCGACGAGTGGGGAACCACCTTCAGCTTGCGGGCCAGAGCCATCCGTCTTGCCTTCAAACGGGGGTTGATCAACGCCCAACTGCTGGACGAGGAGGAAGTGCATTTGGATCACTGGCTCAGCCGCTACCGACTGGATCCGTTGGACTAG
- a CDS encoding DUF1565 domain-containing protein, whose protein sequence is MISSLLSLLPIGLQKSGEHQSTAVLPGLRAQRHRSAMLTRLATSLMLGTTLLLTAKLDPGWAQTSLDTGITGEQTLPQAPPLPDNRPAIFVDAANGSDTRGDGSRNNPFKTITYAIQRAEAGSVIQLFPGVYSEESGETFPIRLKAGLTLRGDESTLGEGYLITGGGTYMSPTLGRQNVALLAETGAEVRGITLRNQGRRGYALWVESASPRILNNSFVGSIHDGIFIAGAANPWVEGNRFYKNGANGISVLGTSQPTIINNLFQETGFGITIDQRSAPIVRNNRILQNRTGVIVGGSSRPILRNNLIAQNLETGLTAITTAQPDLGTATDPGNNIFEGNGQYDINNATRGLRLNANGNQLRGKAKGDLDLSGQTTVAALPDSAPRPIAPGTLALPSAPAQPATPRDPRPAAETPSTLPVLTVPQSTAPVPPSPPQGSGGRILPDPSSPQATPQPQPPGEQFVAVPFTPDGSTTPAQPADPAPAAPVPRPPSAPLTDITTLLPPPARRSSAGIPATPSAPTTTPVAPPVVAVGNDSVSPTRTATQFRVLVTPKSSDDLNRLRQLIPEAVETVFNGRTVLQAGLYDSRSQAQSVLDRLLDAGFEAVAEMIFR, encoded by the coding sequence ATGATCTCTTCCTTATTGTCCTTACTGCCTATTGGTCTGCAGAAATCCGGCGAACACCAATCTACAGCAGTCCTGCCCGGCCTGCGGGCGCAGCGCCATCGTTCTGCAATGCTGACGCGGCTGGCAACCTCTCTGATGCTTGGCACCACCTTACTGCTGACAGCAAAGTTGGATCCCGGCTGGGCGCAAACTTCCCTGGACACCGGCATTACCGGTGAGCAGACCCTGCCTCAAGCTCCCCCTCTCCCGGACAATCGCCCGGCCATTTTTGTGGATGCAGCCAACGGCAGCGATACCCGTGGGGATGGATCCCGCAATAACCCCTTCAAGACGATTACTTATGCCATTCAGCGGGCTGAGGCTGGCAGCGTCATTCAGCTTTTTCCTGGGGTGTATAGCGAGGAGAGCGGCGAAACCTTCCCCATCCGTCTGAAAGCCGGCCTCACCTTGCGTGGGGACGAGTCCACCTTGGGAGAGGGCTATCTCATCACCGGCGGCGGTACCTACATGAGCCCGACCCTAGGCCGACAAAATGTTGCTCTGCTGGCAGAGACCGGCGCAGAAGTGCGAGGAATTACCCTGCGCAACCAGGGGCGGCGCGGCTATGCCCTCTGGGTGGAATCTGCCTCCCCGCGCATTCTCAACAACAGCTTTGTGGGCAGCATCCACGATGGGATCTTCATTGCCGGCGCTGCCAATCCCTGGGTGGAGGGCAACCGCTTCTATAAAAACGGGGCCAACGGCATTTCCGTCTTGGGCACCTCCCAGCCCACCATCATCAATAACCTGTTCCAGGAGACCGGCTTTGGCATCACCATCGACCAGCGCTCGGCGCCTATTGTGCGCAACAACCGCATCCTGCAGAACCGTACCGGCGTGATCGTCGGGGGCAGCTCCAGGCCCATCCTGCGCAACAATCTCATCGCCCAGAACTTGGAGACCGGCCTCACCGCCATCACCACTGCCCAGCCGGATTTGGGCACGGCCACGGATCCCGGCAACAACATCTTTGAGGGCAACGGCCAATACGATATCAACAACGCCACCCGCGGCCTGCGCCTCAATGCCAACGGCAACCAACTGCGGGGCAAAGCCAAAGGGGATCTGGATCTGTCCGGTCAAACCACCGTTGCCGCCCTTCCCGACAGCGCTCCCCGCCCCATTGCCCCTGGCACTTTGGCTCTGCCCAGCGCTCCGGCCCAGCCGGCTACTCCCAGGGATCCCCGGCCAGCGGCTGAGACCCCCTCCACCTTGCCGGTTTTAACGGTGCCCCAGTCTACTGCCCCGGTTCCCCCCTCTCCGCCCCAAGGATCCGGAGGGCGCATCTTGCCAGATCCCTCCAGCCCTCAGGCAACTCCCCAGCCCCAACCTCCGGGGGAGCAGTTTGTGGCTGTCCCCTTCACCCCCGATGGCTCTACCACACCTGCCCAGCCGGCTGACCCTGCCCCCGCAGCTCCTGTTCCCAGGCCACCCTCGGCTCCCCTCACAGATATCACCACCCTTCTGCCCCCGCCGGCCCGTCGCTCATCGGCAGGGATCCCGGCCACTCCCTCTGCTCCCACTACAACTCCAGTTGCCCCCCCTGTGGTTGCTGTGGGTAACGACTCCGTTTCGCCAACGCGAACGGCAACTCAATTTCGCGTGTTGGTGACCCCCAAGAGCAGCGATGACTTGAACCGATTGCGGCAGCTCATCCCCGAGGCGGTGGAAACGGTTTTCAACGGCAGAACAGTGTTGCAGGCGGGCCTGTACGACAGTCGCAGCCAGGCCCAGTCGGTCTTGGATCGGCTGTTGGATGCCGGCTTTGAGGCGGTTGCCGAGATGATTTTCCGCTAG
- a CDS encoding pentapeptide repeat-containing protein yields the protein MTYRTLAPEHLPQEPSLVESGILLSPVSPWQPLIHLLLLGIPAFLLLLGKLMAQPVLGWGAVLAWLGLAGWWGRPLWVQIGRRLWQWLTTWPQLAWAGVALSLAVMGGIAGSGLFSALGSLSWEAIGALGEVFGATGQILIAILAAYIAWRQYIISRDLTIQQNIITQQQTIDAYFEGISNLVLSPDGQLDDWPLERAIAAGRTAALLNGVDRFGKAKILRFLSTANLLSPLRRDQHLGRPILDGKGGYQRDRVNGIRVVSLGTMLEGADLHGTLLRAVDFSEASLERANLSGCDLSHTNLCGANLRNADLRGADLYRALLFVGSPQTASPAQPGQKPDFKTGAYTGAIVAGADFRQAHRLSPEQRAYLVTWGAKLDPESEPPLNSPRPRSDPADKTESFPPPASPSP from the coding sequence ATGACCTACAGAACCCTTGCCCCCGAACATCTGCCCCAAGAGCCGTCGCTGGTTGAATCCGGGATCCTGCTGTCTCCGGTCTCACCGTGGCAACCCCTGATTCATCTGCTGCTGTTGGGGATCCCGGCCTTCTTGCTGCTCTTGGGAAAGCTGATGGCTCAGCCGGTCTTGGGCTGGGGGGCGGTGCTGGCTTGGCTGGGCCTGGCGGGCTGGTGGGGGCGACCGCTTTGGGTGCAGATCGGACGCCGTCTTTGGCAGTGGCTGACCACTTGGCCTCAATTGGCCTGGGCGGGAGTGGCCCTCAGCTTGGCCGTGATGGGAGGGATTGCCGGGAGCGGGCTGTTTTCTGCCTTGGGATCCCTGAGTTGGGAAGCAATTGGGGCTTTGGGAGAAGTGTTCGGGGCCACAGGCCAAATCTTGATTGCCATCCTGGCTGCCTACATTGCCTGGCGGCAGTACATTATCTCCCGCGATCTCACCATTCAGCAGAACATCATTACCCAGCAGCAGACCATCGACGCCTACTTTGAAGGCATTTCCAACTTGGTCTTGTCTCCCGATGGGCAGTTGGACGATTGGCCCCTGGAGCGGGCCATTGCTGCCGGGCGCACGGCTGCTCTGTTGAATGGGGTGGATCGCTTCGGCAAAGCCAAGATCCTGCGCTTTCTCTCCACTGCTAACCTGCTCAGCCCTCTGCGGCGGGATCAACACCTGGGCCGACCCATTCTGGACGGCAAAGGGGGTTACCAGCGGGATCGCGTGAACGGCATCCGGGTGGTCAGCCTGGGCACGATGCTGGAGGGAGCCGACCTGCATGGCACCCTGTTGCGAGCGGTGGATTTCAGCGAAGCCAGCCTGGAGCGGGCCAACCTGAGCGGCTGCGATCTCAGCCACACCAATCTGTGCGGAGCTAACTTGCGGAATGCCGACCTGCGCGGGGCCGATCTCTACCGCGCTTTGCTGTTTGTGGGATCCCCTCAGACAGCTTCCCCTGCTCAGCCAGGGCAAAAGCCCGATTTCAAGACCGGGGCCTACACCGGCGCCATCGTGGCAGGAGCAGATTTTCGCCAAGCTCACCGCCTTTCCCCCGAACAACGGGCCTACCTGGTCACCTGGGGTGCCAAGCTGGATCCCGAGTCCGAACCTCCCCTCAACTCTCCTAGGCCGCGTTCGGATCCTGCCGACAAAACAGAGTCGTTTCCCCCCCCTGCTTCCCCAAGCCCTTGA
- a CDS encoding LptF/LptG family permease, which translates to MARLLTKFWLLERYLFGEMLTPVLAGVAGGTLLLLVGRLFTLAERLVEGSVPPLTVLRLLVLDLPEMVVLGMPIAAFFATMLTLGKLSGNSEITAMRAAGIPFSRIFRPLLLVGLAMSLSAFFISNVLLPASKQQIRQIDQQALLAQATTPVQYDVFFKTEDNLWFFIRQVDPRLNTMQDVTILRVDPLPGGKYQLVEVTLAAQAVWNGLEWSLSEGATHLYGPTGLSIAEQTFHRKPLQVSQDLAALMQPPVPPSELSLPELAERISRLARSNLNTQALRTEFHMRFSLPLASFFAVLISLPLGSTTARRVGRYGGVVFGILLVFGYYVVLSVSRSLGEVGALPPWAAAWSFNILFGGIGLVLLARFLR; encoded by the coding sequence ATGGCACGGTTGCTCACCAAGTTCTGGCTGCTGGAGCGCTATCTGTTTGGGGAGATGCTCACCCCGGTGCTGGCCGGTGTTGCGGGGGGAACCCTGCTGCTGCTGGTGGGCCGGTTGTTTACCCTGGCCGAGCGGCTGGTCGAGGGATCCGTCCCCCCCCTGACGGTGTTGCGTCTTTTGGTTTTGGATCTGCCGGAGATGGTGGTGCTGGGCATGCCCATTGCCGCCTTCTTTGCCACCATGCTCACCTTGGGCAAGCTGAGCGGCAACAGTGAGATCACCGCTATGCGGGCAGCCGGGATCCCTTTTAGCCGGATTTTCCGACCCCTGCTGCTGGTGGGGTTGGCCATGAGCTTGAGCGCTTTTTTCATCAGCAACGTGTTGCTGCCGGCCAGCAAACAGCAAATCCGCCAGATCGATCAGCAGGCTTTGCTGGCCCAGGCCACCACCCCGGTGCAATACGATGTCTTTTTCAAAACCGAAGACAACCTCTGGTTCTTCATCCGCCAAGTGGACCCCCGGTTGAATACCATGCAAGATGTTACGATTTTGCGGGTGGATCCCTTGCCGGGAGGCAAATACCAGTTGGTGGAAGTGACCTTGGCCGCTCAGGCAGTGTGGAACGGACTGGAGTGGAGCCTGAGCGAAGGGGCAACCCACCTTTACGGCCCCACGGGTCTCAGCATTGCCGAGCAAACGTTTCATCGCAAGCCGTTGCAAGTTTCCCAGGATCTGGCTGCCCTGATGCAGCCGCCGGTTCCCCCCAGCGAGTTGAGCTTGCCGGAGCTGGCAGAGCGGATTTCCCGCCTGGCCCGCTCCAATCTCAATACTCAGGCTCTGCGCACCGAGTTCCACATGCGCTTCTCCCTGCCCTTGGCCAGCTTTTTTGCCGTGCTGATTTCGCTCCCCCTGGGATCCACCACCGCGCGGCGGGTGGGACGCTACGGGGGCGTCGTCTTCGGGATCCTGTTGGTGTTTGGCTACTACGTGGTTCTGAGCGTGTCTCGCAGCTTGGGAGAAGTGGGAGCCCTTCCCCCTTGGGCGGCAGCCTGGAGCTTCAACATCTTGTTCGGCGGCATCGGACTGGTGCTGCTGGCCCGTTTCCTGCGCTAG
- the ald gene encoding alanine dehydrogenase yields the protein MRIGVPKEIKEQEFRVGLTPAAVRVLTEQGHQVWVETQAGQGAGFTDEDYQKAGAKLAVTPEEIYRQELVVKVKEPLPAEYSLLHPDLILFTYLHLAASRELTQALLQSGATCLAYETVEWADGSLPLLMPMSMIAGRLSVQFGAHYLTRQQGGRGVLLGGIPGVPPGRVVILGGGTVGTEAAKMAVGLGARVQILDINLQRLNELELIFGSRVELLYSTAQSVEECVREADLVVGAVLVPGRRAPVLVGEELVAQMRPRSLIVDVAVDQGGCIATTRVTTHAQPVYEAHGVLHYGVPNMPGAVPWTSTQALVNATLPYILKLANLGLPAALEQDSALAKGLNIRAGKIVHPAVRATFPDLG from the coding sequence ATGCGAATTGGCGTGCCCAAAGAGATCAAAGAGCAAGAGTTCCGTGTCGGGCTGACACCGGCGGCGGTGCGGGTCTTAACCGAACAGGGGCATCAGGTGTGGGTGGAAACCCAAGCAGGCCAGGGGGCGGGCTTCACGGATGAGGACTACCAAAAAGCGGGGGCCAAGCTGGCTGTCACTCCTGAGGAGATCTACCGGCAGGAGCTGGTGGTGAAGGTCAAGGAGCCCCTGCCGGCTGAGTATTCTCTGCTCCATCCCGACCTTATTCTGTTCACCTATTTGCACTTGGCCGCCAGCCGCGAGCTGACCCAGGCGCTGCTGCAGTCGGGAGCCACCTGCCTCGCCTATGAAACGGTGGAATGGGCGGATGGATCCCTGCCCTTGTTGATGCCCATGAGCATGATTGCCGGGCGGCTCTCGGTGCAGTTTGGCGCCCATTACCTGACCCGACAGCAGGGGGGGCGGGGCGTGTTGCTGGGCGGGATCCCGGGGGTGCCGCCGGGGCGGGTGGTGATCCTGGGCGGGGGAACCGTGGGCACTGAGGCGGCCAAAATGGCCGTAGGCTTGGGGGCACGGGTGCAGATTTTGGACATTAACCTGCAGCGGCTGAACGAGCTGGAGCTGATTTTTGGCTCGCGGGTAGAGCTGCTCTACAGCACGGCCCAAAGCGTGGAAGAGTGTGTTCGCGAGGCCGACCTGGTGGTAGGGGCAGTGTTGGTGCCGGGAAGGCGGGCGCCGGTCTTGGTGGGAGAAGAGTTGGTGGCCCAAATGCGTCCTCGCTCCCTCATTGTGGATGTGGCGGTGGATCAGGGGGGGTGCATCGCTACCACGCGGGTTACCACCCATGCCCAGCCGGTTTACGAAGCCCACGGGGTGTTGCACTACGGCGTTCCCAACATGCCCGGAGCCGTTCCCTGGACTTCGACCCAAGCGCTGGTCAACGCCACACTCCCCTACATCCTCAAGCTGGCCAATCTCGGCTTGCCCGCTGCTTTGGAACAAGACTCGGCCTTGGCCAAAGGGCTCAACATCAGGGCAGGAAAGATCGTCCACCCGGCGGTGCGGGCCACTTTTCCAGATTTGGGCTAG
- a CDS encoding ABC transporter permease produces the protein MKKSFDRFLQTQTASVVLPAVTIVLTLVLWQVGVGLFNVPRFILPAPTQILAAMNQWSPVILRHSLTTLTSTLLAFALALVGGILLGSIIGSSRLAHLCLYPLLVGFNTIPKVALVPLLAIWFGLGTIPAVITAFLLAFFPIAVNVAVGLETVEAEMRDVLRSLGASSWEIFTKVGLPHSMPYLFASLKVAISFAFVGSVISETVASNQGLGYLIVSASSSFDVPLAFAGLAALGIMGILLYTFFAALERYVLSWRQ, from the coding sequence ATGAAAAAATCATTTGACCGATTTTTGCAGACCCAAACGGCTTCTGTGGTCTTGCCCGCTGTCACCATCGTTTTGACCCTTGTGCTCTGGCAGGTGGGGGTGGGGCTGTTCAACGTTCCTCGCTTCATTCTGCCGGCGCCCACCCAGATCCTCGCAGCCATGAACCAGTGGAGCCCGGTGATTCTGCGCCACTCCCTAACCACCCTCACTTCGACGCTGCTGGCCTTTGCGCTGGCTTTGGTGGGGGGGATATTGCTGGGATCGATCATCGGCAGCTCCCGCCTGGCCCATCTGTGTTTGTACCCGCTGCTGGTGGGGTTTAACACCATCCCAAAGGTGGCTTTGGTGCCACTGCTGGCGATTTGGTTTGGCTTGGGCACGATCCCGGCGGTGATCACGGCCTTTTTGCTGGCCTTTTTCCCCATTGCAGTCAATGTGGCGGTGGGGCTGGAGACGGTGGAAGCCGAGATGCGAGATGTGCTGCGCTCGCTGGGGGCCAGCTCTTGGGAGATTTTCACCAAGGTGGGGCTACCCCACAGCATGCCCTACCTGTTTGCCTCGTTGAAGGTGGCCATCTCCTTTGCTTTTGTCGGCTCGGTGATCTCGGAGACGGTGGCTTCCAACCAGGGGCTGGGCTACCTGATCGTGTCGGCCAGCTCTTCTTTTGATGTGCCTTTGGCCTTTGCGGGTTTGGCTGCCCTCGGCATTATGGGCATTTTGCTCTACACCTTTTTTGCGGCTTTGGAGCGCTATGTCCTGTCCTGGCGACAGTAG
- a CDS encoding ABC transporter ATP-binding protein: MLESQRVVQSGLSSPAVSGKPVLELRHVSLQYPTKGSPVTIIRDVSFSVAHSEFVSIVGPSGCGKTSLLKMMAGLNTDHGGTLYFQLQPIAGPLKSVGMAFQNPVLLPWRTTLENVLLPLEVVEPYKRTFKQNLAQHEKSALELLATVGLEGFQKAYPWQLSGGMRQRASLCRALIHQPELLLLDEPFAALDAFTREDMWEMLQRLWLRTGCTAILITHDLREAVFLSDTIYVMGPRPSEIIFSLKVDLPRPRPLEICLTDEFHRLVSEVRQHIRRSY, encoded by the coding sequence ATGTTGGAGTCGCAGAGGGTGGTTCAAAGTGGGTTATCTTCCCCCGCTGTTTCGGGCAAGCCCGTTCTGGAGTTGCGCCACGTCTCGCTGCAGTACCCCACCAAGGGATCCCCAGTCACGATCATCCGCGACGTCAGCTTTTCTGTTGCCCACTCGGAGTTTGTCTCCATTGTTGGGCCGAGCGGCTGTGGCAAGACTTCTCTTTTGAAGATGATGGCCGGCCTGAACACTGACCATGGCGGCACCCTCTACTTTCAGTTGCAGCCCATCGCCGGCCCCCTGAAGAGTGTGGGCATGGCCTTTCAAAACCCGGTGCTGCTGCCCTGGCGCACAACCCTGGAGAACGTGTTGCTGCCGTTGGAGGTGGTAGAGCCCTACAAGCGCACCTTCAAGCAAAACCTGGCCCAGCACGAGAAGTCGGCGCTGGAGCTGCTGGCCACCGTAGGCTTGGAGGGTTTTCAGAAAGCCTATCCTTGGCAGCTTTCTGGGGGAATGCGGCAGCGGGCTTCCCTGTGCCGCGCTTTGATCCATCAGCCGGAGCTGTTGTTGTTGGACGAACCTTTTGCCGCTTTGGATGCCTTTACCCGCGAGGATATGTGGGAAATGTTGCAGCGGCTGTGGCTGCGCACCGGCTGCACCGCCATTTTGATCACTCACGATTTGCGGGAGGCGGTTTTCCTCTCCGATACCATTTATGTGATGGGGCCACGGCCTAGCGAGATCATCTTTTCCCTCAAAGTGGATCTGCCCCGTCCACGCCCGCTGGAGATCTGCCTGACGGACGAGTTTCACCGCTTGGTCTCGGAAGTGCGCCAGCACATTCGGCGCAGCTATTAG